In Stomoxys calcitrans chromosome 2, idStoCalc2.1, whole genome shotgun sequence, the following proteins share a genomic window:
- the LOC106084360 gene encoding mitoferrin, with amino-acid sequence MNVDDYESLPTTSLGINMTAGAIAGVLEHIVMYPMDSVKTRMQSLSPATSKLNITATFQNMIRKEGIFRPIRGVTAVVAGAGPAHALYFGSYEMSKELMTKITTHNHINYMASGVIATLIHDAVSNPAEVIKQRMQMYNSPYKSVVACMRGVYQSEGLKAFYRSYSTQLVMNIPNQTIHFTTYEFFQNRLNHERKYNPPVHVIAGGAAGACAAAITTPLDVVKTLLNTQETGLVKGMMEAISQIYAMAGPLGFFKGLTARVLYSMPATAICWSTYEFFKFFLSGLDRDQYKSTITGKNMLQPRKTSNINDEAQLRNAYVLPVSESTEETKTPKETNTQTTQPQSLPTGPIKTVCELSSAVAGTPTLNLTTRHTDVKSPFDRGFSST; translated from the exons ATGAATGTGGACGATTATGAATCTTTACCCACAACAAGCTTGGGTATCAATATGACAGCTGGAGCCATAGCCGGTGTCTTGGAACACATTGTAATGTATCCCATGGACTCGGTAAAG ACTCGCATGCAAAGTTTATCGCCGGCCACCTCAAAGTTAAACATCACAGCAACTTTTCAGAATATGATTAGAAAAGAGGGTATATTTAG ACCTATAAGAGGAGTTACGGCCGTTGTGGCGGGTGCTGGTCCAGCGCATGCTCTTTACTTTGGTTCCTATGAAATGTCCAAAGAGCTCATGACTAAAATCACCACACATAATCACATAAATTACA TGGCCTCCGGAGTGATAGCCACACTTATCCACGATGCCGTTTCAAATCCAGCGGAGGTAATTAAACAACGGATGCAGATGTACAACTCGCCCTACAAATCAGTGGTGGCCTGCATGCGTGGTGTGTACCAGAGTGAAGGGCTTAAAGCTTTCTATCGCTCCTATTCCACGCAACTGGTAATGAACATACCAAATCAGACAATACACTTCACCACGTATGAGTTTTTCCAAAATAGG CTAAATCATGAACGAAAATACAATCCTCCAGTTCATGTGATAGCAGGTGGAGCGGCTGGAGCATGTGCGGCAGCAATCACTACTCCCCTGGACGTTGTTAAAACTTTGTTAAATACACAGGAGACTGGCCTTGTCAAGGGCATGATGGAAGCTATTAGTCAG ATTTACGCCATGGCTGGTCCTCTTGGCTTCTTCAAGGGGTTGACTGCACGTGTGCTTTATTCAATGCCTGCAACCGCCATTTGTTGGTCCACATATGagtttttcaagttctttttaAGCGGCTTGGACCGCGATCAGTACAAGTCAACAATAACCGGCAAAAATATGTTGCAACCACGCAAAACTTCCAACATAAATGATGAGGCACAGCTGCGCAATGCCTATGTGTTACCAGTGTCCGAGAGTACGGAAGAAACAAAAACTCCCAAAGAAACGAACACACAAACGACGCAACCACAATCGCTGCCAACGGGACCTATAAAAACCGTGTGCGAGTTGTCGTCGGCCGTAGCTGGTACCCCGACTCTCAACTTGACCACAAGACACACAGACGTGAAAAGTCCATTCGATCGAGGATTCTCAAGTACATAA